Proteins encoded by one window of Bacillus sp. DTU_2020_1000418_1_SI_GHA_SEK_038:
- a CDS encoding GNAT family N-acetyltransferase — MGFNKAFTNFPRLETERVILRKLQMNDAPGMFSYFSKEEVTKFYDLATFTSEKQAEDLIESLLYKYENRKQIRWAIVLKETGQFIGTCGFHEIEEEHWKAEIGYELHPDYWGKGIMTEVIHAVVQYGLIEIGLNRIEAIFDPRNSSSKKVLEKNGFEFEGLLKKKFLKKGQFVDGVIAAILKEDEET, encoded by the coding sequence ATGGGGTTTAATAAAGCTTTTACAAATTTTCCGAGATTGGAAACGGAAAGAGTTATATTAAGAAAGCTTCAAATGAATGATGCTCCAGGTATGTTTAGTTATTTTTCAAAAGAAGAAGTGACAAAGTTTTATGATCTTGCTACTTTTACTTCTGAAAAACAAGCGGAAGATTTAATAGAAAGCTTGCTGTATAAATACGAAAATAGAAAACAAATTCGCTGGGCAATTGTTTTGAAAGAAACAGGGCAGTTCATTGGTACATGTGGCTTCCATGAAATTGAGGAAGAACATTGGAAAGCCGAAATTGGGTATGAACTTCATCCTGATTACTGGGGAAAAGGGATCATGACCGAGGTGATTCATGCTGTCGTACAATACGGTTTAATAGAAATTGGATTAAATCGAATTGAAGCAATCTTTGATCCAAGAAATAGTTCATCAAAGAAAGTATTAGAGAAGAACGGGTTTGAATTTGAAGGACTCTTAAAGAAAAAATTTTTAAAAAAAGGGCAGTTTGTAGACGGTGTTATTGCCGCGATATTAAAAGAAGATGAGGAAACATAA
- a CDS encoding sugar phosphate nucleotidyltransferase, with translation MKNRLLGVIDATTYHEELGELMIHRSLGAVPFAGRYRLIDFVLSNMVNSDIESVAIFPKFQYRSLMDHLGSGKNWDLNRKRDGLFFFPSPMIEGVRNGIGSFNHFAANLDYFYLSKQEYALIANCFTVFNMDFRPVLDLHIQAGCDITEIRQQGRSLQMYLVKTSFLIELIKSREHTGYTCMNDVVNDLNHSYVICSYEYDGFAERIDSIQTYFRVSMELLQPHIWRELFPQDQPIFTKVKDEPPARYFEGSSVQHSMIANGCQIKGNIKNSIISRGVKIGKGSVINNCIIMQKSQIGENCHLDSVIIDKDVKVASGTVLAGSRQSPYVIQKGTVQGALMNS, from the coding sequence GTGAAGAATCGTTTGCTTGGTGTTATTGATGCGACAACTTATCACGAAGAATTGGGGGAACTGATGATTCATCGATCGCTTGGTGCGGTGCCTTTTGCCGGCAGGTACCGCCTCATCGACTTTGTTCTTTCAAATATGGTGAATTCTGATATAGAAAGTGTAGCTATTTTCCCTAAATTTCAATATCGTTCCTTAATGGATCATTTAGGATCCGGTAAAAATTGGGATCTAAATCGAAAAAGAGATGGCCTATTCTTTTTTCCATCACCGATGATTGAAGGGGTAAGGAATGGAATAGGCTCATTTAATCATTTTGCTGCAAATTTAGATTATTTTTACCTAAGTAAGCAGGAATACGCACTAATTGCTAACTGCTTTACGGTTTTTAATATGGATTTTCGCCCAGTTCTTGACCTTCATATTCAGGCAGGGTGTGATATTACGGAAATTCGCCAGCAAGGCAGATCTCTGCAGATGTACTTAGTAAAGACCTCTTTTCTAATTGAACTCATTAAGTCACGTGAACATACTGGTTATACTTGCATGAATGATGTCGTCAATGACCTAAACCACTCCTACGTTATTTGCAGCTATGAATATGATGGATTTGCCGAAAGGATTGATTCTATTCAAACGTATTTTCGAGTAAGTATGGAGCTTCTACAGCCACATATTTGGAGAGAATTATTTCCTCAGGACCAACCGATTTTTACAAAAGTGAAGGATGAACCGCCTGCAAGGTATTTCGAAGGCTCATCTGTGCAGCATTCCATGATTGCTAATGGCTGCCAAATTAAGGGGAATATCAAGAATAGCATAATATCCCGCGGTGTTAAGATTGGAAAAGGCTCGGTTATTAACAATTGCATTATTATGCAAAAAAGCCAAATAGGAGAAAACTGCCATTTGGATTCAGTTATTATAGATAAAGATGTGAAGGTAGCATCTGGAACTGTTTTAGCTGGTTCAAGGCAATCTCCTTATGTTATTCAAAAAGGAACCGTGCAAGGAGCTCTGATGAATTCGTGA
- a CDS encoding glucose-1-phosphate adenylyltransferase, which produces MGRKKCVAMLLAGGKGSRLHTLTDNLAKPAVPFGGKYRIIDFTLSNCTNSGIDTVGVLTQYQPLVLNSYIGIGSAWDLDRRNGGVTVLPPYSESSEVKWYTGTASAIYQNINYLKQYNPEYVLVLSGDHIYKMNYELMLNYHIEKGADATISVIEVPWEEASRFGIMNTSDDMVITQFEEKPDVPKNNLASMGIYIFNWSLLKEYLERDAQDPNSSHDFGKDIIPLLLEEEKQLFAYPFKGYWKDVGTVKSLWEANMDLLDESCELNLFDYNWRIYSVNPNHPPQYISTEAKITGSLINEGCTIEGNVDKSVLFQGVTVGKGSFIREAVIMPNAKIGKNVVIEKAIIPSNIHIPDGMMISGSMEDDEIVLVSEEMLQKYVS; this is translated from the coding sequence ATGGGAAGGAAGAAGTGCGTAGCCATGTTATTGGCAGGAGGGAAAGGGAGCAGACTCCATACATTAACTGACAACCTAGCTAAACCTGCAGTGCCCTTCGGAGGGAAATATCGGATTATTGATTTCACTTTGAGCAATTGCACGAATTCAGGCATTGATACAGTTGGGGTGCTGACGCAATATCAGCCACTTGTATTGAATTCGTATATAGGAATCGGCAGTGCTTGGGACTTAGATCGAAGAAATGGTGGGGTTACCGTCCTCCCGCCTTACAGTGAATCATCTGAGGTCAAGTGGTACACGGGAACTGCGAGCGCCATTTATCAAAATATAAATTATTTAAAGCAATATAACCCAGAATATGTATTGGTCCTTTCAGGTGACCATATTTATAAAATGAATTATGAGCTCATGCTTAACTATCATATCGAAAAAGGTGCGGATGCAACGATATCAGTTATTGAAGTTCCTTGGGAGGAAGCTAGCCGTTTTGGAATTATGAATACAAGTGACGATATGGTGATAACCCAATTTGAAGAAAAACCGGATGTGCCCAAAAATAATTTGGCTTCCATGGGCATATACATATTCAATTGGTCCCTTCTAAAGGAATATTTAGAAAGGGATGCACAAGATCCTAATTCCAGCCATGACTTTGGCAAGGATATTATTCCGTTACTTTTAGAAGAAGAAAAGCAGTTATTTGCCTACCCGTTTAAAGGCTATTGGAAGGATGTCGGAACCGTTAAAAGCCTATGGGAGGCTAATATGGATTTGTTAGATGAGTCATGCGAATTAAATTTATTTGATTATAATTGGCGGATTTACTCTGTTAACCCTAATCATCCACCACAATATATTTCAACCGAGGCAAAAATTACAGGATCACTCATTAATGAAGGCTGTACCATTGAAGGAAATGTTGATAAGTCAGTACTTTTCCAAGGGGTAACAGTCGGGAAGGGATCATTTATACGGGAAGCTGTGATCATGCCAAATGCCAAAATTGGTAAAAACGTTGTGATAGAAAAAGCCATTATTCCTTCCAATATCCATATACCTGATGGAATGATGATAAGTGGGTCAATGGAGGATGATGAGATTGTTTTAGTTTCAGAAGAAATGCTGCAAAAATATGTTTCTTAA
- the glgB gene encoding 1,4-alpha-glucan branching protein GlgB, translating into MNTVFPTDYQMHLFHEGTLFESYRLFGAHIIKKDDKVITRFCVWAPNVEIVRLVGDFNDWNGEGYLLHRVNNEGIWMINVDMDLQGCLYKYEMITKEGKHFLKSDPFSFYSETRPGTASIVYSLDGYSWNDDHWMQKREKKNTLSEPMAIYEVHLGSWRKKKDGRFLSYRELAAELVPHIVELGFTHIELLPIVEHPLDESWGYQGTGYYSVTSRYGTPHDFMYFIDQCHQNGIGVILDWVPGHFCKDAHGLYEFNGTHLYEYENSWDSENAVWGTANFNLGKNEVHSFLISNALFWMETYHIDGFRLDAVSNIIYWPNRYEETENPLGIHFLQKLNDAVYEQDPSFLVMAEDSSEWPQVTSPVHYGGLGFQYKWNMGWMNDVLSYMETEPDSRSDVHGKMTFSLLYAFNENFVLPFSHDEVVHGKRSLLNKMPGDYLNKFAQLRLLLGYMIAHPGKKLLFMGAELGQFSEWKTKEQLDWHLLEYDMHKKINVFVKELLKLYRRSRPFFEMDFLQEGFEWIDVNNNQQSIFSFIRKGRRDGEHLVVICNFTDRVYEDYRVGVPQKGSYREIFNGDKAEFGGSGFVNKKVLKTEDEPYHGKSYSVKMTVAPFGVSILRPVKHRKERKGNGKEEVRSHVIGRREREQTPYIN; encoded by the coding sequence ATGAACACAGTTTTTCCAACAGATTATCAAATGCATTTATTTCATGAGGGAACTCTTTTTGAAAGTTATCGCCTCTTTGGTGCACATATTATAAAAAAGGATGACAAGGTAATTACACGGTTTTGTGTCTGGGCGCCGAATGTAGAAATTGTCAGATTAGTCGGTGATTTTAATGATTGGAATGGAGAGGGGTACCTCTTACATAGAGTAAATAATGAAGGAATTTGGATGATTAATGTTGATATGGATTTACAGGGATGTTTATACAAGTACGAAATGATTACTAAGGAGGGTAAACATTTCTTAAAATCGGATCCATTTAGCTTTTATTCGGAAACTAGGCCAGGTACAGCATCTATTGTATATTCACTTGATGGATATTCGTGGAATGATGATCATTGGATGCAGAAAAGAGAGAAAAAGAATACTCTGTCAGAGCCTATGGCCATTTATGAAGTCCATTTAGGATCGTGGCGAAAGAAAAAGGATGGCCGCTTTTTATCTTACAGAGAATTAGCTGCTGAATTAGTTCCTCATATAGTGGAGCTTGGATTTACTCATATTGAGCTATTACCCATTGTCGAGCACCCGCTCGACGAATCATGGGGCTATCAGGGAACAGGCTATTATTCTGTTACAAGCAGATATGGTACCCCACATGATTTTATGTATTTTATTGATCAATGCCATCAAAATGGCATTGGGGTTATTCTTGACTGGGTGCCTGGACATTTTTGCAAGGATGCCCACGGACTATATGAGTTTAATGGAACGCATTTGTACGAATATGAAAATTCTTGGGACAGTGAAAATGCTGTCTGGGGCACAGCAAACTTTAACCTTGGGAAAAATGAAGTACATAGCTTTTTAATTTCAAATGCGCTTTTCTGGATGGAAACCTATCATATAGATGGTTTTCGCCTTGATGCCGTGTCCAATATCATTTATTGGCCGAATCGGTATGAAGAAACAGAAAATCCATTGGGCATCCATTTTTTGCAAAAATTAAACGATGCCGTTTATGAGCAGGATCCTTCATTCTTGGTAATGGCTGAAGATTCAAGTGAATGGCCGCAAGTGACCTCACCCGTACATTACGGTGGCCTTGGCTTTCAATACAAATGGAATATGGGCTGGATGAATGATGTCCTAAGCTATATGGAAACAGAACCAGATTCACGGTCGGATGTTCATGGAAAAATGACCTTTTCACTGCTGTATGCCTTTAATGAAAACTTTGTTTTGCCCTTTTCACATGATGAAGTCGTCCATGGGAAAAGGTCTCTATTAAATAAGATGCCTGGAGATTACTTGAACAAGTTTGCACAGCTGCGGTTATTGTTAGGCTATATGATTGCCCACCCGGGAAAAAAGCTTTTATTTATGGGGGCAGAACTAGGGCAATTTTCTGAATGGAAGACTAAAGAGCAGCTTGATTGGCATTTGCTCGAGTATGATATGCACAAGAAAATAAATGTTTTTGTAAAGGAATTGCTGAAGCTATATCGGCGATCCAGGCCATTTTTTGAGATGGACTTTCTTCAAGAGGGATTTGAGTGGATTGATGTGAATAACAATCAGCAATCGATCTTTTCCTTTATCCGCAAAGGAAGAAGGGATGGCGAGCATCTTGTTGTCATCTGTAATTTTACAGATCGTGTATATGAAGATTATCGGGTAGGTGTTCCTCAAAAGGGGTCCTACAGGGAAATATTTAATGGTGATAAAGCCGAATTTGGAGGGTCTGGCTTTGTAAATAAGAAGGTTTTAAAGACAGAAGATGAACCGTATCATGGGAAGTCATACTCGGTAAAAATGACGGTAGCCCCCTTTGGGGTATCGATACTACGTCCAGTTAAACATCGAAAGGAGAGGAAAGGAAATGGGAAGGAAGAAGTGCGTAGCCATGTTATTGGCAGGAGGGAAAGGGAGCAGACTCCATACATTAACTGA
- a CDS encoding DUF488 domain-containing protein, producing the protein MSNIFIKRIYDPCEENDGYRILVDRLWPRGISKEKAKLYYWAKNLAPSHELRKSFSHNKELFDEFRIRYLEELRTNDLIKNEIKQISKLSLNQNITLLYAAKNTIYNNAIVLKDEILMNTGDDNLQKMNN; encoded by the coding sequence ATGTCTAATATTTTTATTAAAAGGATTTATGATCCTTGCGAAGAAAACGATGGCTATCGGATCCTAGTCGATCGACTATGGCCGCGCGGAATTTCAAAAGAAAAGGCGAAATTGTATTACTGGGCTAAAAATTTGGCACCAAGCCACGAACTGCGGAAAAGTTTCTCTCATAATAAAGAGCTTTTTGATGAATTTCGAATTCGGTATTTAGAGGAATTGCGAACTAACGATTTAATTAAAAACGAAATAAAACAAATAAGTAAACTAAGCCTCAATCAAAACATCACACTTTTGTATGCTGCAAAAAATACTATTTATAATAATGCCATCGTATTAAAAGATGAAATTCTCATGAATACAGGCGATGATAATCTACAAAAGATGAATAATTAA
- a CDS encoding DMT family transporter — protein MSDIKINPYVALAIGVLSVSTSAILVKVSSAPSGVIAFYRLLFTVLFMLPIFLIKYVPELRLITRRDWLFSIIAGVFLAFHFILWFESLNYTSVASSTVLVTLQPLFAFVGTYFFFKEKFSLKAIISSVIAVLGSVVISWGDFKISGSALFGDILALIACALITANLLFGQDVRKRLSLVTYTFIVYSISTITLFIYVIIKQEPLLPYPTSDWVYFILLALFPTLMGHTIFNWSLKWLSTSTISMAILFEPVGAALLAYYLLQESVSWSQIIGGCIIIIGVSLFLLDERRLNLRELKKKTSLNSTLKENVRN, from the coding sequence ATGTCAGACATCAAAATAAATCCTTATGTGGCTCTTGCTATCGGCGTATTGTCAGTCTCCACATCTGCTATTCTTGTAAAAGTTTCATCGGCTCCTTCTGGTGTTATCGCTTTTTACCGCTTACTATTTACGGTTTTATTTATGTTGCCTATTTTTCTAATAAAGTATGTTCCAGAACTTCGTCTTATTACAAGGCGGGATTGGTTATTTTCTATAATCGCTGGTGTATTCCTAGCCTTTCATTTTATTCTTTGGTTTGAATCATTAAATTACACGTCAGTTGCCAGCTCAACCGTATTAGTAACACTTCAGCCATTATTTGCTTTTGTAGGAACATATTTTTTCTTTAAGGAAAAGTTCTCTCTGAAAGCAATAATAAGCAGTGTTATTGCTGTATTAGGAAGTGTAGTAATCAGCTGGGGAGATTTTAAAATTAGCGGATCTGCATTATTTGGAGATATTTTGGCCTTGATTGCTTGTGCATTAATTACAGCGAATCTATTGTTTGGTCAAGACGTTAGAAAAAGACTGTCGCTCGTTACCTATACTTTTATTGTTTATAGTATAAGTACTATAACATTGTTTATATATGTAATCATCAAACAGGAACCATTATTGCCATACCCGACAAGTGATTGGGTTTATTTTATCCTTCTTGCGCTTTTTCCAACACTAATGGGTCATACGATATTTAACTGGTCATTAAAATGGCTGAGTACTTCTACTATTTCGATGGCCATTTTATTCGAACCGGTTGGTGCGGCTCTTTTAGCATATTATCTATTACAAGAATCTGTGAGCTGGTCTCAAATTATTGGAGGCTGCATTATTATTATCGGGGTTTCATTATTTTTATTAGATGAACGAAGACTTAACTTAAGGGAATTAAAGAAAAAAACATCTCTTAATAGTACACTTAAAGAAAATGTACGAAATTAA
- a CDS encoding glycogen/starch/alpha-glucan phosphorylase translates to MFSNKEKFKEAFLQRLEMICGKSFGESTKRDHYFTIGNMIREYVSTSWINTNERYRSNRGKQVYYLSIEFLLGRLLHHNLLNLGLENVVKDGLKDLGIDLYELDEIEADAGLGNGGLGRLAACFMDSLASLNLPGHGLGIRYKHGLFEQKIVDGYQIELPEQWLRHGHVWEVRRADLAIEVPFWGSVEAREENGRLVFRHEKAETISAVPYDLPIVGYKTETVNTLRLWNAEPSPYPIHKDILKYKRETESVSEFLYPDDTHDEGKILRLKQQYFLVSASIRSIIRSYKKQHATLHDFHEYVSIHINDTHPVLAIPELMRVLIDEECLGWDEAWHITVNTISYTNHTTLSEALEKWPVRLFQPLLPRIYLIVEEINERFCQQLWDLYPGEWKQIESMAIIAHEEVRMAHLALVGSYSVNGVAALHTEILKKREMSSFYHVFPEKFNNKTNGITHRRWLLKANPLLSRLITDGIGDKWVQEPAQLSQLNQIEDDQAFLQKLAHVKQQNKERLARRINDQTGIMVDTSSIFDIHVKRLHAYKRQLLNILHVMYLYNQLKEDSSFHMHPRTFIFGAKASPGYYYAKKIIKLINTVADKVNRDARTNEQLKVIFLENYRVSIAEEVFPAADISEQISTASKEASGTGNMKFMMNGALTVGTLDGANVEIMEKVGKENIFIFGLTADRVLNYYQNGGYNSMDYYHHDKRIRQVADQLINGFFPEADDEFEPIFDSLLTENDQYFVLRDFDSYVKIQKQAGLAYEDQRKWLKMSLRNISASGYFSSDRTIREYAEGIWKI, encoded by the coding sequence ATGTTTTCTAATAAGGAAAAGTTTAAAGAAGCTTTCTTGCAAAGGCTGGAAATGATATGTGGAAAAAGCTTTGGAGAAAGCACGAAAAGAGACCATTACTTTACGATTGGGAACATGATTAGAGAATATGTCAGTACTAGCTGGATTAACACGAATGAACGATATCGAAGCAATAGAGGCAAACAAGTCTATTATCTTTCCATTGAGTTCTTGCTGGGCCGGCTGCTCCATCATAATTTGCTGAATTTAGGGCTAGAGAACGTTGTAAAGGATGGTTTAAAGGATTTAGGCATAGATTTATATGAATTGGATGAGATCGAGGCTGATGCAGGATTAGGGAACGGAGGGCTTGGGAGACTAGCTGCCTGTTTCATGGACTCTCTAGCCTCATTGAATTTGCCGGGGCATGGCTTAGGCATCCGATATAAGCACGGTTTATTTGAGCAGAAGATTGTTGATGGCTATCAAATTGAGCTGCCAGAGCAATGGCTGCGGCATGGGCATGTGTGGGAGGTTCGGAGAGCAGATTTAGCGATTGAGGTTCCTTTTTGGGGGAGCGTTGAAGCTAGGGAAGAAAATGGACGGCTCGTATTTCGGCACGAGAAAGCTGAAACGATTTCGGCTGTTCCTTATGATTTGCCAATTGTCGGATACAAGACGGAAACGGTAAATACCCTCAGACTCTGGAATGCAGAACCCTCGCCCTACCCTATTCATAAAGACATTTTAAAATATAAACGGGAAACAGAGTCCGTTTCTGAATTCCTATATCCGGACGATACACATGATGAGGGTAAGATACTCCGGTTAAAGCAGCAATATTTCCTTGTTTCAGCAAGCATTAGGTCGATTATTCGCTCCTATAAAAAGCAGCATGCGACATTACATGATTTTCACGAATATGTAAGTATTCATATTAATGATACACACCCTGTTCTCGCTATCCCAGAGCTAATGCGGGTCTTAATTGATGAAGAGTGCCTGGGATGGGATGAGGCATGGCATATTACCGTGAACACGATTTCGTATACGAATCATACAACCTTGTCAGAAGCGCTGGAAAAATGGCCTGTCCGTTTATTTCAGCCCCTGCTGCCGCGGATTTATTTGATTGTAGAAGAAATCAATGAGCGGTTTTGTCAGCAGCTTTGGGATTTATATCCGGGGGAATGGAAGCAGATCGAAAGCATGGCTATTATCGCTCATGAAGAAGTAAGGATGGCCCACCTCGCCCTAGTCGGCAGTTATAGCGTAAATGGGGTAGCCGCCCTACATACGGAAATTTTGAAGAAGCGGGAAATGAGCTCTTTTTATCACGTATTCCCGGAAAAATTTAATAATAAAACAAATGGAATTACACATAGAAGGTGGCTGTTAAAAGCTAATCCCCTTCTTTCCAGGCTTATTACAGATGGAATCGGAGATAAATGGGTCCAAGAACCAGCCCAGCTTAGCCAATTAAACCAAATTGAAGATGACCAAGCTTTTCTTCAAAAGTTAGCCCACGTTAAACAGCAAAATAAAGAAAGGCTCGCTAGAAGAATTAACGATCAGACCGGTATAATGGTGGATACCTCTTCGATTTTTGATATTCACGTGAAACGCCTTCATGCCTATAAAAGACAGCTTCTCAATATTTTGCATGTGATGTATTTATATAATCAGCTAAAAGAGGATTCAAGTTTCCATATGCACCCGCGCACTTTTATCTTTGGAGCCAAAGCCTCTCCTGGATACTATTATGCAAAGAAAATTATTAAGCTCATCAATACAGTAGCGGATAAAGTTAATCGTGATGCCAGGACTAATGAACAGTTAAAGGTCATATTCCTCGAGAATTATCGTGTCTCTATCGCGGAAGAGGTTTTTCCAGCGGCAGATATAAGTGAACAGATTTCTACCGCCAGTAAGGAAGCTTCCGGCACAGGAAACATGAAATTTATGATGAATGGCGCCCTAACTGTAGGAACTCTAGACGGGGCAAATGTTGAAATTATGGAAAAGGTCGGTAAGGAGAATATATTTATTTTTGGCCTTACCGCCGATAGAGTTCTTAACTATTATCAAAATGGTGGCTACAATTCGATGGATTACTACCATCATGACAAAAGAATTCGACAAGTAGCCGATCAATTAATAAACGGCTTTTTCCCAGAAGCTGATGATGAATTTGAACCGATTTTTGATTCATTGCTAACGGAAAATGACCAATATTTCGTTTTGCGGGATTTTGACTCTTATGTAAAAATTCAGAAGCAGGCTGGTTTAGCTTATGAAGATCAAAGAAAATGGCTTAAAATGAGCTTGAGAAATATTTCTGCCTCAGGTTATTTTTCCAGCGATCGCACAATCCGTGAGTATGCGGAAGGGATTTGGAAGATTTAG
- a CDS encoding HAD-IA family hydrolase translates to MIKYIIFDFDGTIANSQYAFVSAWNHLAEKHRFKKLEHESLEDLKKLTIKERSRVLNFPMYKLPILMPELYTAYRQSILDVTLFEGMKELLSELEIRGYHTAIISSNTEDNIREFLNRNGIKVTDILCSSRIFGKDKVIKKFLKSHNLQPSEVIYVGDEHRDIVACKKCNVKVIWVGWGYDGIEVVQSENPDYMIQTPDEILQIV, encoded by the coding sequence ATGATTAAGTATATTATTTTTGATTTTGATGGAACGATTGCCAATTCTCAATATGCATTTGTTTCTGCTTGGAATCATCTGGCGGAAAAGCACCGATTTAAAAAACTAGAGCACGAGAGCCTAGAGGATTTAAAAAAGCTAACTATTAAAGAACGCAGCAGGGTATTAAATTTTCCTATGTATAAATTGCCCATTTTGATGCCAGAGCTCTACACAGCCTATCGACAATCAATATTGGACGTGACTTTATTTGAAGGTATGAAGGAGTTATTAAGTGAATTAGAAATCAGAGGTTACCATACAGCCATTATTTCATCTAATACAGAGGATAATATTAGAGAGTTTTTAAATCGTAATGGGATTAAGGTAACTGATATTCTTTGTTCCAGCCGTATTTTTGGTAAGGATAAAGTGATAAAAAAATTCTTGAAATCTCACAATTTGCAGCCTTCAGAGGTTATTTATGTCGGAGATGAGCATCGGGATATCGTTGCCTGCAAAAAGTGTAATGTAAAAGTTATATGGGTTGGTTGGGGCTATGACGGTATCGAAGTGGTACAATCTGAAAATCCTGACTATATGATTCAAACTCCAGATGAAATCTTACAAATCGTTTAA
- the glgA gene encoding glycogen synthase GlgA, with amino-acid sequence MKVLFVVSECVPFVKSGGLADVAGSLPKEIKKLGADIRVILPKYQSINEEYKVKMKKTAEFSVQVGWRNQYCGIEEIQFDGITYYFIENEYYFSRENLYGYFDDGERFAYFNRAVLDCLGFIDFFPDVIHCHDWHTGMIPFLLKTQYLAIERYKDIRTVFTIHNLKFQGIMPREALQDLFGLSNQYFHIDHLEFYGQISFMKGAIVAADKITTVSPTYKQEIQMEHYGERLHGLLKKRKDDLEGIINGIDTALYDPKNDPCLFERYNPEAVERKQVNKRYILEKFGLPSQINTPLVVMITRLTEQKGLDLVRGVFQELISEDIQLIILGTGDAQFEQFFREMEWAYPEKCRAYIGFDEEVAHQLYAGADLFLMPSKFEPCGLGQMIAMKYGAIPVVRETGGLNDTVHSFNELTGEGNGFTFGHFNAHDMLFTVQKALRFYRDELYWRNIVINAMTADFSWAQSAEKYNGLYSEIISRSESHVF; translated from the coding sequence GTGAAAGTGTTGTTTGTTGTATCCGAATGTGTTCCATTTGTAAAATCGGGAGGACTGGCTGACGTTGCTGGTTCTCTGCCAAAGGAGATCAAAAAGCTTGGGGCTGATATCCGAGTTATCCTCCCGAAATACCAATCTATTAATGAAGAATATAAAGTTAAAATGAAAAAAACTGCAGAATTTTCAGTACAGGTAGGATGGAGAAATCAGTATTGCGGAATCGAAGAAATTCAGTTTGATGGGATAACCTATTACTTTATAGAAAATGAATATTATTTCTCTCGGGAAAATTTATATGGTTATTTTGACGATGGGGAGCGGTTTGCCTATTTTAATAGGGCTGTATTGGATTGTCTCGGGTTTATCGATTTCTTCCCAGACGTTATTCATTGTCATGATTGGCATACAGGGATGATTCCGTTTCTATTAAAAACTCAGTATCTGGCAATAGAGAGGTATAAGGACATTCGCACGGTGTTTACTATTCATAACTTAAAGTTTCAAGGAATTATGCCTCGTGAGGCTCTGCAGGATTTATTTGGACTGAGCAATCAATATTTTCATATCGATCATCTGGAATTCTATGGGCAAATTAGTTTTATGAAGGGTGCCATTGTTGCAGCGGATAAGATCACAACTGTGAGCCCGACATATAAGCAAGAGATTCAAATGGAGCACTACGGGGAAAGGCTGCACGGGTTGTTAAAGAAAAGGAAAGATGATCTAGAAGGGATCATAAATGGCATAGATACAGCCCTTTATGATCCGAAGAATGATCCTTGCCTTTTCGAGAGATATAATCCAGAGGCAGTCGAAAGGAAGCAGGTTAATAAAAGATATATCCTGGAGAAATTTGGACTTCCGAGTCAGATAAATACTCCGTTAGTTGTGATGATTACGAGGTTAACAGAGCAGAAGGGGCTTGATCTTGTTCGCGGTGTTTTTCAGGAACTCATTTCGGAAGATATCCAATTGATTATACTGGGAACAGGTGATGCACAGTTTGAGCAATTTTTCAGAGAGATGGAATGGGCTTATCCAGAAAAATGCAGAGCTTATATTGGGTTTGACGAGGAGGTGGCACACCAACTGTACGCTGGAGCTGATCTATTCCTAATGCCATCTAAATTTGAACCATGTGGTCTTGGACAAATGATCGCGATGAAATATGGCGCCATTCCTGTCGTCAGAGAGACAGGAGGATTAAATGATACAGTCCACTCCTTTAATGAACTTACTGGTGAAGGCAACGGCTTTACATTTGGCCATTTTAATGCTCATGACATGCTGTTTACTGTGCAAAAGGCACTTCGCTTTTATCGGGATGAATTGTATTGGAGAAACATTGTCATAAATGCCATGACGGCGGATTTTAGTTGGGCGCAGTCTGCTGAAAAATATAATGGGCTATATTCCGAAATCATCTCTAGGAGTGAAAGTCATGTTTTCTAA